The DNA segment CCCGATGATGCGCGCGTCGCGGCTGGTCGGCACGGACCTGGTCCAGGCCGTGCCGATGCTCGCGGCCGGGGCGATCGCGCACGCCGGCATCGGCGGCGTGGACCTCGGCATCGTGATCTCGCTGCTGCTCGGCCAGATTCCCGGGGTGTGGCTGGGGGCGCGGATCTCCAGCCGGTACGACGGGCAGGAGCTGCGGTGGCTGCTGCTGGCGATCGTCGGATCGTCCGCCATCGCGCTGCTGGGCGCGCCGGCCTGGCTGGCCACGACGGTGTCGATCGTCAGCATCGCTTCGCTGGGCAGCCTGGTCCTCGTCCGAGCGCTGCGGCACCGGCGGCATCCGGCCGGCACCTCGGCCGACTCCCCGGGCCAGGCCTCCGCCGGTCGCCGGCACTAGCGGGACCTCGCTGCCCGATCCGCCGGTCGCCGGCGCTGGCGGGACTTCGCTGCCCGATCCGCTGGGTCCGCCTGGCATCGGCCCGCGCTGCCCGCCGGTGCCCGGCACCGGCCTGCCGGCAGCGGCGGCCGTGGGCTCCTGCTACCGAGGCGGCCGGGCGACGGCGCGCAGCCACTCGGCGTCCGCCGGGCGGAGCCCTGCCCAGCCCGCGTGTCGAGCAGCGGCGGCGGCGAGGATCCCGGCGACCGCCGTCGGATTGTGCAGTTGGCCCTGCAGCACCAGGCGTACGGCGTCATCGAGCGGGACCCAGGCGCGCGGCAGGTGCTCCTCCTCGGCTTCACCGGTGCGCGGCCGGCCATCCACCGCGGCGACGAGGTCGCGTGCCAGGTAGATCCGGATCGCCTCGTCGCTCCCGCCCGGCGTCGTGAACTGGTCGACCAGCACGTGCCAGGTCTCGGCCTGGTAACCGGCCTCTTCGAGCAGCTCGCGTTTGGCCGTGGTCAGCGGCGGCTCGCCGTCGACGTCGAGCAGGCCGGCGGGCGGCTCGAACAGATATCCGCCCACCGGGTGCCGGTACTGCCGGATCAGCAGCACCCGATCGTCGTCGTCCAGCGCCACGATGCCGACCGCGCCCGGGTGGCGGACGACGTCGCGCACGACGACGTGGCCGGCGAGGTCGATGGTGTCGGTCGTGACCGCCCATTTCGCGCCGCGGTACTGCTCGATCGACGACCGGACCGGCCAGGGAGCCACCTCGTCGGCGACCGACGCCGACCAGTCCTCGTCGAGGGCCGCGACGGTGCGCTCGTTCACGCGTCCAGCGTGATGACGGTCCGGGCCTGGCGGCGTGCCAGCGCCGCCCCGACCACTCCGGCGAACAGCGGGTGGGCGCGGGTCGGCCGCGAGCGGAACTCCGGATGCGCCTGGGTCCCGACGTAGAACGGGTGGACGTCGCGCGGCAACTCGACGTACTCCACCAACCGGCCGTCCGGCGACGTCCCGGAGAAGACCAGACCTGCCTCTTCGAGCCGGCCGCGATACGCGTTGTTGACCTCGTATCGATGGCGGTGCCGCTCGTCGACGTACGGCTGGCCGTAGGACGCCCGCACGATGCTGCCGTCCAACAACTTCGCCGGATACAGGCCCAACCGCATCGTGCCGCCCATGTCCCGCTCGCCGGCCACCACGTCGCGCTGGTCCGCCATCGTCGCCACGACCGGGTGAGGCGTCGTCTCGTCGAACTCCGCCGAGTTCGCCTGGTCCAGCCCGGCCCGGTGACGGGCGAACTCGATGACCATGC comes from the Actinomycetota bacterium genome and includes:
- a CDS encoding NUDIX hydrolase, translating into MAPWPVRSSIEQYRGAKWAVTTDTIDLAGHVVVRDVVRHPGAVGIVALDDDDRVLLIRQYRHPVGGYLFEPPAGLLDVDGEPPLTTAKRELLEEAGYQAETWHVLVDQFTTPGGSDEAIRIYLARDLVAAVDGRPRTGEAEEEHLPRAWVPLDDAVRLVLQGQLHNPTAVAGILAAAAARHAGWAGLRPADAEWLRAVARPPR